The nucleotide sequence acgacgtcgtttagtACATTTTTAGCCCCAAAACGTGTATAATTTTGTTTTAGTATGTTCACTCTGACAAGAGTTGAGCCACGTTACGACATTGAGTTTCGGTGATGGAAAATATACAAGAGATTATATTGGTGcacttttttaaatttaaacgACTAAATTATGACAATTAAAAAATTAGAGACTAAATCGATATAACTCACCAATCNNNNNNNNNNNNNNNNNNNNNNNNNTACTGATCCGAAACCAGCTTACGGAAATTTTGAATCTTCTCTGCCTTTCACACGAAAGTCCTAGTTGGGTAGTTCACCGCTCgaagattttttattaaaaaaattcattaaataaaaaattataaatttgtaaagtatattttaataaaaaaatatataatataaacctATACTactatatttttataaatttttctactcttaatataaaaattttctctaaaaaaaaaaaaaacgtaaaaAGACAATGGATTTTTCTAAATAGCTTTTATAATTAACGACAGATACCTactagaaattttttttaaaattcactaaaaacaattttctataaaaattttattaaaatataaatttataagatacattttttataaaaaataagtaattaatataaattttttattgttcataaaaatataaaaataaacaatacaattttataaaaaattattcttttatacatttaaaattgaaaatctttctcaaaaaaaaaaggactaataaaaaataaaaaaatttaaataatttatgcaattttttatttttaatataaaattattgaaTTATGTAGGTTTAGTCAATAATATTAACAGCATTATTCTACAAACTAAGTtgagtttaaaaaattttatttatcatcAAGTATATAATTTGATTTTATCACGTTTGTTTTTAAATAACaatatttttcaaatcaattaatttactaaaaatagaaatataaagTGCTCTTTCACTTTTCTATGAATAGTCTTCTCTCTCTTTGCACCTTCAACCCcggtttaaaattaaaaattcaaattaaatattaaatacataaatataaatatactaaccttgatttttttttaaataatcttcTCGTGCGCAACAACAGCAATATCGTAATTCGTAACACAAATCTAGTGATAGAAAGAGAAACAGGCGACTTGTGAGTTGTGAAAGATGAAGATCACTGTCATGACTGCTGATGAACAAATTCTCACTTTGGATGTCGATCCTCACGAATCTGTAACCATCAAAGATCTCATCTTTGCCTTTAATCTTCTCCTTTCATATCACTTGCTTTTTCATTCTTTCattcattattgttattatttttcttttaaattcttGGTTTCTTTTTTCGTATGTTAATTGGTAGGTGGAAAACGTCAAGGCATTGCTGGAGGTTGAGGTGAGTTTCATTATTTCCCAGCCTTTTGTTTTTCCCAAAATTTGATTCTGCTTAGGTGGGAGCAAATTTTTAATTTAGGAATTCTGCGTCTCTCtcagagttttattttattatttgataAACAAAATCTCGTGTGAGAGTTTGCTGTTATTGATTTTTGGCATGGTGTTGTTGGTTGATTCATGTGTGCAATGAGATGATGGATCTTATATGAGTTTAGTTTTTGAGTGTTGTTTTTAACTCTTCTTGGCACATTGTTTTTCTGGTTGGATTTCTTATTGTTGTTGTGTTGGTTTTGGTGCTAAAACTTGTCCTCATGAGAAGACAAGTGTCCCTATTCAGCAACAGCAACTACTCTTCAATGGGAAGGAGATTAGGAATTCTGACAAGTTAAGTGCCATAGGCGTGAAGGATGACGATTTGCTTATGATGGTCTCCGGTGGTGGCAGTGGCGGCGGCGGTGGCGGCGGTGCTGCTAGGTATGACTCTTCATTTATATGACATGTCACTATTAGGAGATAATACTGAGAAGTGAGAACCTCAGTAGGGGACTTTCCCTCCCAGACATGTTGTGAGATAGGAAAGCTTTGCTTTgttgattttctttttttattttgcttttgtaTAGGGGATCCCTTATGCCGCAATCGTTATCCTTCTCCTCATCTTAATGAGATTCTTTTTTatcaaaaaagagaaagaaaaaatgtACTGAGAACTTCAAACTTTACCTTTTGTTTTACGTGGAAGCTGTCCTATGCGTTTTCACTGGCTTTCGAAGTTGTCACACAGTAGGAATGCCTTCTGCATACGGTATAGTTGTTCTTGGGGTTTAAGTGTGAAGTGAGGCTGTGGTTGGAGACTGTCTTGGGATAGAAATATAGAGAAGTTACATTGTTTAGGCACTTGAAGATAGAGAAATAACGAAAATTTGAGATTCATCTGGAAATAAGGATGGAAGATGTTTAGGCACTTGAAAATAGGCAGTTGCCTGCTGGAGAACTATTTAAATACTATCCTATGAAGCTTGCCTTTGTCCtttgacttttgtattctttattTGTGGATATATATACTTTATTTGAAATGTAAACTATGAATAACATGGTATACTTAACatgataaatttaaattatttcagTGGAACTGCCAATGAATTGAGTTTAAATGCCGATGGATCCGCTGTAAACCCCAGTGCTTTCCAGCAGCACATAAGACGTGATTCTAATTTGATAGGTCAGCTCTTTCAGGTAATTCAATGTTTCTTTGATTATAAAGTTTGGTCATTTTTCTTTATCAATATTTGAAGCATATACATCATATGTTACTCTTATGATTACTAAATATAGTGAAGCACATTCCTTTGTTTCTGTTTAGTGGTGTAGAATTTCAGATTTAAGtgcaattatattttaattttcaaatcactTGATTTATTTTGGACAGTTTGAATCACTTGATGGCTTGCTTGTTCTTTGGTTTTATGTTGATCCTATTTCTAATGGAACATACAGAGTGATCCGGAGTTGGCGCAAGCTATTCTTGGGAATGATCTTAACAGATTGCAGGAAGTTTTGCGAATGCGTCATCGCCAAAGGGAAGAACTACAGCGTCAGAAAGAAGAAGAGCTTGTAAGTTTCCTGTATGGTGACCATATTTTCTTCCATTTGCCGAATTTTCTGTTTTTGCTCGACATACTTCTATTGGTATACTCTGTTCCTAAATTTGTTTGACTTCCTTTCACTAGGCTCTTCTCTATGCGGATCCTTTTGATGTTGAAGCCCAAAGAAAGATTGAAGCTGCCATTCGCCAAGTTAGTTCCTTTTTTAACACATGAAGTGCATTATATAATGCTCGTCTTATGATGATTAATGTTGACCTTTTAACAAATTTCACAGAAAGGAATTGATGAAAACTGGGCAGCTGCACTGGAACATAATCCTGAAGCCTTTGCTAGAGTGGTATGTACAGAATTTTAACTTCTGTTTTACATGCTATTAGCCAAGATTATCGAACTTTTGTGTTAACTTGTAAACTTGTAGTTTTAGGTCCCCAAATCAAGTTTACAAGTAAACTCTTATGAGTTCATGAGTTGAGTTTAGGTGAACCATTTTGATTACCATGTTAATAGCTTCATTGTTATGCATACTAAAGTGCTTTTTCATGTAATTTTTCAGGTTATGCTTTATGTTGATATGGAGGTTAATGGTGTCCCATTGAAGGTAAGTGGCTCATCACAACAAATGCATTCTTCATAATGTTCAGTGTTTTATATCTACACTGATCAAGATTCTATTTCTGTTAGCCTCGATGCTTCAATTATTATTTTCTGATTGTACATTGATTTTCACTTTGTTTTCAGGCATTTGTCGATAGTGGAGCCCAATCTACCATTATATCAAAAAGTTGTGCCGAGCGCTGTGGGTATGTTAATCTGTTCAACTAGATTGTGCATCCAAGACTTGTATAATACTGTGGTATGATGATTTAACTAATTAGGTAGCACATTTGAATGGCTATAAATTTACTCTACTTCAACACTGATATATAGATGGATAGATAGATGATTAACGAGGGAAATAAAATTCTTAATTCCTTATTGTATTATGTTCTAGATTATATTGTTTTATAAGTTGCCAGATATTAAAATATTATGTTTTAGATAAGTTTTTTAATAGTCACGTTATCTTCCAGATTGTTGAGACTCTTAGATCAGCGATACAAAGGTATTGCTCATGGAGTTGGTCAATCAGAAATATTAGGTCGAATACATGTAGCTCCAATCAAGGTAATCTTTTAACAGGACCAATATTGAAGTCATGTCTATTTGTTCCTGATGGTGTTTTCAGATAATGATATTTTGTTTAAATTCGATGCCTTGGTTTTTGTCATGGACATGGAGACAAATTATATTTGGTTATGTATTTTGCCTTTGAAAGCAGAACTGcagatttttctcttttggttaTGCGCGCGACTTTTTTTTGTGTAAATATTAATGTTGGTAATTATCTTCCTGTATTGCTGTTATCCATTATATATGACTGTTTTATGCTATTGACTTTAGTGTGTTCATCGTAAGGGTGAAACAATATTTACATGATTGAGTTTAAGCATGCAGATGCGTTAATGTCTCATGGTTTTCTTGTGAATATCTGTTTAGCAAGTGATTTTTCTCCACCTGACCTCTCTGTGATTGTGTTAGTGATAGAGAAATCCTGATTTTTTATGAAGGACTTTGTTTCGTCGGTTGAGATTGATATCTTAATAC is from Arachis ipaensis cultivar K30076 chromosome B01, Araip1.1, whole genome shotgun sequence and encodes:
- the LOC107613743 gene encoding DNA damage-inducible protein 1 isoform X2 — translated: MKITVMTADEQILTLDVDPHESVENVKALLEVETSVPIQQQQLLFNGKEIRNSDKLSAIGVKDDDLLMMVSGGGSGGGGGGGAASGTANELSLNADGSAVNPSAFQQHIRRDSNLIGQLFQSDPELAQAILGNDLNRLQEVLRMRHRQREELQRQKEEELALLYADPFDVEAQRKIEAAIRQKGIDENWAAALEHNPEAFARVVMLYVDMEVNGVPLKAFVDSGAQSTIISKSCAERCGLLRLLDQRYKGIAHGVGQSEILGRIHVAPIKIGSIFYPCSFLVLDSPNMEFLFGLDMLRKHQRKTYRHGFLMRKSLRRLQALAHKLHQGAIIHHQGASLLGELLATSLRILNLKPKLQSLLS
- the LOC107613743 gene encoding DNA damage-inducible protein 1 isoform X1 — its product is MKITVMTADEQILTLDVDPHESVENVKALLEVETSVPIQQQQLLFNGKEIRNSDKLSAIGVKDDDLLMMVSGGGSGGGGGGGAASGTANELSLNADGSAVNPSAFQQHIRRDSNLIGQLFQSDPELAQAILGNDLNRLQEVLRMRHRQREELQRQKEEELALLYADPFDVEAQRKIEAAIRQKGIDENWAAALEHNPEAFARVVMLYVDMEVNGVPLKAFVDSGAQSTIISKSCAERCGLLRLLDQRYKGIAHGVGQSEILGRIHVAPIKIGSIFYPCSFLVLDSPNMEFLFGLDMLRKHQCIIDLKDNVLRVGGGEVSVPFLHEKDIPSRFLDEEKFKEASSSGAQVTSGGNNPSPRGQSSGGASGDKSKDSEFEAKVAKLVELGFGRAAVIEALQLFNGNEEQAAGFLFGG